A region of the Roseofilum capinflatum BLCC-M114 genome:
ACTCAGTTTCCCCAGTAAGAATTCCATCGCATCTTGCTCAAGCTTATTAATGACTTTTTTATCTCCAGTTTTGTTAGTCATCATTTTTTTGACTTTATCCATACACTTTCCTATTTAATCTAAGCATAAAATGAGATTTTATAACTTTTTTTTATTTTTTCTTTAGAAAACAATTGAAGATCGATAAAAGCCACTCAAGTAGGCTCTCAATCACGTAGACAATCGAGGCTTTTTAAGTATAAATATAAACCTAAATAACATAGATAAAGTAATCTTTTATTGACGAGATGGGCTTTGAGGAAGGTTGATAATAAAGGTGGTTTCTTCTGGCGCAGAAATACACTTAAGGCTACCTCCATGTTTTTCGACAATGATTTGATAACTAATAGCCATACCCATCCCTGTACCTTTTCCTACTGGTTTGGTGGTAAAAAAGGGGTCAAAAATTCGGGCTTTAACCTCTGGAAGAATGCCAATTCCATTATCACTAATCTCAATTTTTGCTTGCCTTAAATCCTGGAGCCATTGGGTTTTAATGTTGAGGGTATAAGGAAAGTTAGGCTCTTGTTTTTCCGCTTGATATCGTTCCTGTAGAGCATCAATACCGTTCATCATAATTTGCATAAAGGCTTGATTCAGTTCTCCGGCAAAACAATCAAGTTTGGGTAATGAGCCATAGTCTCGTTGAACTTGGACTTCTGGCCCATGGGTTTGATTGCTTCTAGGAGAAGGCTGAAGTTTCAGACGATTGTTTAAGATGGTGAGTACGCTTTCAAGTTCGTCATGAATGTCTACGGTTTTGAGTTGGGATTCATCTAAATGGGCAAACCGACGTAATGAGTTAACAATTTTGGTAATTCTTTCGGTTCCACTTTTCATGGAAAGGATGACGTTAGGTAAGTCGGTTAGGGTAAAGTCAATTTCGAGATCGGCAATAAGTTGGGTGAGGTGAGCGGGAGGGTTGGGATAGGATTGCTGATAGGAATAATAGACTTGAATCAGATCTTGGATATAGCTTTCTAGATGTTCGATGTTACCCATGATAAAGCTGACTGGGTTGTTGATTTCATGGGAAATTCCAGCCACCAGTTGCCCTAGGCTGGACATTTTTTCGCTTTGAATGAGTTGAATTTGGGTGGTTTTAAGTTGGTGGAGTGCTTGAGCGAGATCTTGGGTTTGTTGTTGCAGTTGCAGTTCACTTTGTTTACGTTGGATGAGAAGACTAATTTGGCTGGCGATCGCCTGAACCAGGGCAACGATATTTAATTGACAAGGGGTGGGTTGACTTTGGTAAAATATCAAGATAGCCATCACCGTTTGATTCACCATAATGGGAATGCCAAAGGCGGATTTTAATCCAATTGGAAGGGCGGAGGATTGCCGGGTATATAAATGTTCAGAGTTTTGAGTAAGATCTTCAATCCATTCTAGGGTTTTAGTTTGCCAAATTTTTCCGGGTAATCCTTCTCCCAAGGAAAACTGCAAGGTAGCACTGAGTTGACAAAAGGATTTAAAGGTCGGATGATTCGCGAAAGGATTGGCAAGATAAGATAAGGTTTGGGTGTCTTCCTGGGGTAACCACGCTTCTCCATAATCCCAGAAAATGTGATCGCAAATACTTTTGATGATTTGGGAGATCGCCTTTTCCCAAGTGGAAGCTTGGGTTAAGTATT
Encoded here:
- a CDS encoding response regulator; amino-acid sequence: MADSNRTTPEENEIFNPEASKILVVDDVPENLRLLKSLLKNEGYDVRFAPNAKFALASLTRFVPDLILLDIMMPEMDGYALCEQLKKNPDTQKIPVIFLTALNEGADKVKGFQLGAVDYITKPFQAEEVLVRVAHHLKLTDLNLKLQDKNKILLQKNHQLQEAERETRLLLEVTQYLTQASTWEKAISQIIKSICDHIFWDYGEAWLPQEDTQTLSYLANPFANHPTFKSFCQLSATLQFSLGEGLPGKIWQTKTLEWIEDLTQNSEHLYTRQSSALPIGLKSAFGIPIMVNQTVMAILIFYQSQPTPCQLNIVALVQAIASQISLLIQRKQSELQLQQQTQDLAQALHQLKTTQIQLIQSEKMSSLGQLVAGISHEINNPVSFIMGNIEHLESYIQDLIQVYYSYQQSYPNPPAHLTQLIADLEIDFTLTDLPNVILSMKSGTERITKIVNSLRRFAHLDESQLKTVDIHDELESVLTILNNRLKLQPSPRSNQTHGPEVQVQRDYGSLPKLDCFAGELNQAFMQIMMNGIDALQERYQAEKQEPNFPYTLNIKTQWLQDLRQAKIEISDNGIGILPEVKARIFDPFFTTKPVGKGTGMGMAISYQIIVEKHGGSLKCISAPEETTFIINLPQSPSRQ